From Candidatus Woesearchaeota archaeon, one genomic window encodes:
- a CDS encoding uL15m family ribosomal protein: MTVNRRKKVSRQRGSHTHGWGSKKKHRGAGNRGGRGRAGTGKRADQMKTLYWKERYFGKKGFKYHGMQENINAINLNDLQEKILFLISQKLITEDKGTYNIDLGKIGYNKLLGTGNVSKKLKINVKYASGNAVEKIKNAGGEVILAEKKQLPPKQTKKEEIIKK; the protein is encoded by the coding sequence ATGACTGTCAATAGAAGAAAAAAGGTAAGCAGGCAGAGAGGCTCTCACACCCACGGATGGGGCTCGAAGAAGAAGCACAGAGGAGCGGGAAACAGAGGAGGCAGAGGGAGAGCGGGAACCGGGAAAAGAGCAGATCAGATGAAGACTCTTTACTGGAAAGAAAGATATTTCGGAAAAAAAGGATTTAAATACCACGGCATGCAAGAGAATATAAATGCAATAAATTTAAATGACCTGCAGGAAAAGATTCTTTTTTTAATTTCGCAAAAGTTGATAACAGAGGACAAAGGCACTTATAATATTGATTTGGGGAAAATTGGATATAATAAATTGCTTGGAACAGGAAATGTTTCAAAAAAATTGAAGATAAATGTTAAGTACGCATCCGGCAATGCAGTTGAAAAAATAAAAAATGCGGGCGGAGAAGTGATTCTAGCTGAAAAAAAGCAATTGCCGCCAAAACAGACAAAAAAAGAGGAGATAATTAAAAAATAA
- a CDS encoding uL30 family ribosomal protein, producing MTKKLAIVRVRGTTGIKSGIKDTLTMLNLHKRNFCIVIDDTPANKGMIKKAENYVAWGEIDDETLKFVEKRKKEGKKFCRLNSPKKGYGRKGLKHAFAVGGALGYRGDKINDLIKRML from the coding sequence ATGACTAAAAAACTGGCAATTGTAAGGGTGAGGGGAACTACTGGAATAAAGAGCGGGATAAAAGACACTCTAACTATGCTTAATCTCCATAAAAGGAATTTTTGCATTGTGATTGACGATACTCCTGCAAATAAAGGCATGATTAAAAAAGCCGAAAACTATGTTGCATGGGGCGAGATTGATGATGAAACTTTAAAGTTTGTTGAAAAAAGAAAAAAAGAAGGCAAGAAATTCTGCAGGCTGAATTCTCCAAAAAAAGGCTATGGAAGAAAGGGCTTAAAGCATGCTTTCGCTGTTGGCGGAGCTCTTGGCTATAGAGGAGATAAGATAAATGATCTCATCAAGAGGATGCTTTAG